One genomic segment of Epinephelus fuscoguttatus linkage group LG19, E.fuscoguttatus.final_Chr_v1 includes these proteins:
- the LOC125879069 gene encoding uncharacterized protein LOC125879069 has translation MHSINLVGALASCAAPDNTIQYTTDLLRLFHVAFLEHKSLIKNTKSGQGVGPHVAVLRHSLPSDNPLKKYLDPFGCPSVYLTGTDLLENVECGVGNVYAQDQLAVTYLGRTDKVRIVLNGKGSFALVLEKLKESLMINLKLVMLLALRYAIACQMGALECLLNQGQTEKMNGETNQCQESPDNGKTTVDHPSGMSTDHTLVIHGGAGEEVMLNTEVIGVIEFALQTALTLGSRVLQQGGKSLDAVQKSVEALEDCFLFNAGKGSVFNRDGKNELEATIVDGNAMRSGSVACVQSVKNPIKAARCVMEKSSHSLIVGDGAEEFLQGLEEKEKPVGPEYFHTDIRHRQLAAKLTVGNTSTNNHPQTVGAVALDRWSGLAAASSTGGLVGKLKGRVGDTAVVGAGIYADDKVAITCSGDGDVFLRHTVAQKIASLYHHKGYSLRQACREVMAENLDGICAGVIAVDSKGDAIVETNAGVMFVASMIGGISRVEVLKPLKSFSDVIWETDELVAYLDPKPWIPGSIILTRKALSGARSIFKLATTDFVAMLQGARAVSSLLCERLGVQRCALVFHPTPDQPAQIKLLPLHGLEPKWQPHLSHEEEFQTSNPGYCTSKSGPRWDDEALAQVQAKIRNGLPTPNAPSCFDFFGDASNDNLFSRIVRGATTVESVGRQ, from the coding sequence ATGCATTCTATCAACTTAGTAGGTGCCTTGGCATCCTGTGCTGCCCCAGATAACACAATCCAATACACCACTGACCTCCTACGTCTGTTCCATGTTGCCTTTCTGGAGCATAAGAGCCTCATCAAAAACACCAAAAGTGGTCAAGGAGTTGGTCCCCATGTAGCCGTCCTGCGTCACTCATTGCCATCTGACAATCCACTGAAGAAGTACCTGGACCCCTTTGGATGTCCATCTGTGTACCTCACAGGTACAGATCTGTTGGAGAATGTGGAGTGTGGAGTAGGTAATGTTTATGCCCAGGATCAGTTGGCTGTAACCTACCTTGGGAGGACAGACAAGGTTCGCATTGTGCTTAATGGGAAAGGGAGCTTTGCTCTGGTACTGGAGAAGCTTAAAGAAAGCCTGATGATAAACCTGAAGTTAGTGATGCTTCTAGCTCTAAGATACGCCATTGCATGCCAGATGGGAGCCCTGGAGTGTCTACTGAATCAAGGtcaaacagagaaaatgaaTGGAGAAACAAACCAATGTCAAGAGAGCCCAGACAATGGCAAAACTACTGTTGACCACCCCTCTGGAATGAGCACAGACCACACTCTGGTGATCCATGGTGGCGCTGGAGAGGAGGTGATGCTGAACACTGAAGTGATTGGAGTTATTGAGTTTGCTCTACAGACAGCCTTAACTCTTGGATCTCGAGTGCTTCAACAAGGTGGCAAGAGTCTAGATGCAGTTCAGAAGTCAGTAGAAGCTCTGGAGGACTGCTTCCTGTTTAATGCAGGTAAAGGCTCAGTATTCAACAGAGATGGCAAAAATGAATTGGAAGCAACCATCGTGGATGGCAATGCAATGAGGTCAGGATCTGTTGCTTGTGTGCAAAGTGTGAAGAACCCAATAAAAGCAGCCAGATGTGTCATGGAGAAAAGCTCACATTCACTCATTGTAGGAGACGGGGCTGAAGAGTTTCTGCAAGGgttggaggagaaggagaagcctgTTGGGCCTGAGTATTTCCACACTGATATACGTCACAGACAGTTAGCAGCAAAGCTCACTGTTGGAAATACCTCAACAAACAATCACCCCCAGACAGTCGGAGCTGTGGCTTTGGATCGTTGGAGTGGGTTGGCTGCTGCATCCTCCACAGGTGGATTAGTTGGAAAGCTGAAAGGGCGAGTTGGGGACACAGCAGTAGTAGGGGCAGGAATATATGCTGATGATAAAGTAGCTATTACCTGCTCTGGAGATGGAGATGTATTTCTGAGgcacacagttgcacagaaaaTAGCCAGTCTCTACCACCACAAAGGCTACAGCCTTAGGCAGGCATGTAGAGAAGTGATGGCTGAAAATTTGGATGGGATCTGTGCAGGGGTCATTGCTGTGGACAGTAAAGGTGATGCCATCGTTGAAACAAATGCTGGTGTAATGTTTGTGGCCTCAATGATAGGCGGCATTTCACGAGTAGAGGTCCTCAAGCCCCTGAAGAGCTTCTCTGATGTGATCTGGGAAACAGATGAGCTGGTTGCCTACCTGGATCCCAAACCCTGGATCCCTGGGTCAATCATCCTGACTAGAAAAGCTCTAAGCGGGGCAAGGAGCATCTTCAAGTTGGCTACAACTGATTTTGTGGCTATGCTGCAAGGAGCAAGAGCAGTGTCAAGCTTGCTATGTGAGCGACTGGGAGTGCAGCGCTGTGCTTTGGTTTTCCATCCAACCCCTGATCAGCCAGCACAAATCAAACTGCTCCCACTTCATGGCCTAGAGCCAAAGTGGCAGCCCCATCTTTCACATGAAGAGGAATTCCAAACTTCCAATCCTGGCTACTGCACCTCAAAGAGCGGCCCACGGTGGGATGATGAGGCACTGGCCCAGGTTCAAGCCAAGATTAGAAATGGACTGCCAACACCAAATGCACCTTCTTGCTTTGACTTTTTTGGAGATGCTTCCAATGATAACCTGTTCAGTCGTATTGTACGTGGAGCAACAACAGTGGAGAGTGTGGGAAGACAGTGA
- the LOC125879146 gene encoding uncharacterized protein LOC125879146, with translation MSAQGVALIFEGFEIDYAHAKLIPLLPSPDGTKPAELQPECFQAYPGYVSSLHGPAADPEALKKIHSKITQCRPPHSWQDPQSHSTLAIKSQWYRNLFQIQNTLFHSTVEYFHTSCQFSYALTPLTTDTISSPMGLGSDSEPVSVSLLGQDIYLADSMQFVLEYFLRFQENLPGTYYISPSFRGEDPDATHLNQFYHVECELLGDMDNAISTAEDTWLISPSPC, from the coding sequence ATGAGCGCTCAAGGTGTTGCCCTGATCTTCGAGGGCTTTGAGATCGACTATGCTCATGCCAAGCTAATCCCTCTGTTGCCTTCACCAGACGGCACAAAGCCTGCTGAGCTTCAACCAGAATGCTTCCAAGCCTACCCTGGATATGTGTCATCACTGCACGGCCCAGCTGCCGACCCTGAGGCCCTCAAAAAGATCCACTCCAAAATCACCCAGTGCAGGCCTCCTCATTCATGGCAAGACCCTCAGTCTCACTCCACACTTGCCATCAAGAGCCAGTGGTATCGCAACCTGTTCCAGATTCAGAACACTCTTTTCCACAGCACAGTGGAATATTTCCACACTTCCTGCCAGTTCTCCTACGCTTTGACCCCTCTCACCACAGACACCATCTCCTCACCAATGGGCCTGGGATCTGACTCAGAACCAGTTTCTGTTAGCCTGCTGGGCCAGGACATCTACCTGGCTGACTCAATGCAATTTGTACTTGAATACTTCCTTCGCTTCCAGGAGAACCTGCCAGGGACGTACTACATATCTCCCAGCTTCAGAGGGGAAGATCCTGACGCCACACACTTGAACCAGTTCTACCACGTGGAGTGTGAACTGTTGGGTGACATGGACAATGCCATCTCTACAGCAGAGGATACTTGGCTCATCTCACCAAGTCCATGTTGA